ATGCCCCGCCAGAGTTGACGGAAGGGTGCGGCGGCGAGAGCGAGCCGGTCGGGCACGCGCTCGTCGGCCAGCGCGGGCTGTGGCCCCACGTAGCCGGCCAGCATGCGGACCTTGTCCGCGGGCCGTTCGACGAGGCCGTAGCGGAACCGCATGAGCGCGAACTTGTCCAGGGGCTCGAGGATCGACGGGTCCGGGGTGGCACCCAGATCCAACAGTCCGAGAGCATCGACACCGTCGAAGGCGACGTCGAGGCAGCGCCGCGCATGCCAGGCGTCGGCGGTCGCGGTGACCTCGTCGACCAGCTGGGGGCGTTGGGCGAGGAGCCGGGCCACGTCCACGGCCCACTTCAGTCGCTCGAGGCGGTGGCGCCCCGCGTGCACCGCCACGAACGTCATCTCGTCCACCTCACCCAGAACCGGTATCTCCGTGTCTGAGGGCGAGACCGAACCGCGGCGGTGCCAGAGGCCCGCGAAGTCGACGTCCGTCGCCACCGTGGACTCGAGACGCCAGTGGATCTCCACGGCGGCGTCGTCGCGGGTCATCAGCACCTGGTTGAACACGTACCGCAGCCAGCGCCGCCAGGACGGGTCCACGCCGTTCGCCCGGTCCCGGGGCGGGTCCCAGCCTCCGGCGACGAGAGCGGCGGCCGCCTCGTCGAGGGTGCCCACGTCGATGAGGACGTCGATGTCCCCAGGGTGCCGACCGGCGAGGCGGCCGGTCGTGTTCAGCGCCAGCGGAAGTCCCTTGAGGACCAGCAGCGGTACACCGGCGGTTGTCAGCGTCGAGACGATCTCGCCGAGTTGGGCTCCGGCGTGCAGGCTCCGGAGGGCCTGGGTGTGTGCTTTGTGCATGAGCGAGGACCGGACATCCGCGGGAAGGTCCAGCTCTGACAGGATCGGGGCGATGACCGGGACGACGAGATGGTATTCGGCTGCGTCGGCGAACGCCGCCGGGTCGCCCACGGGCGGGGGAGAGCACGCCTCACCCGATTCACGTGCGAGCGCGAAGGCGAGGACGCGCAGAAGGTCGATCAGGAGAACGTCGTGACCGGATCGTCGGTGACCGGATCCTCCGCGTTGGTCGCGTCGATCGACAGTCGCCGCAGCATCGGCTCGTGCCACCGGCTCCGCTCCGATTCAGCCTCTGGGTTGGTGGTGTGCGCCATCGGCAGATTCTACGCGCCTGGATTCGTGTCGTGCCCCGGTGGGCAGGGGGGCGAGGTTGCGGACGGAACGGCGCTCAG
This genomic interval from Acidimicrobiales bacterium contains the following:
- a CDS encoding nucleotidyltransferase family protein, whose translation is MGDPAAFADAAEYHLVVPVIAPILSELDLPADVRSSLMHKAHTQALRSLHAGAQLGEIVSTLTTAGVPLLVLKGLPLALNTTGRLAGRHPGDIDVLIDVGTLDEAAAALVAGGWDPPRDRANGVDPSWRRWLRYVFNQVLMTRDDAAVEIHWRLESTVATDVDFAGLWHRRGSVSPSDTEIPVLGEVDEMTFVAVHAGRHRLERLKWAVDVARLLAQRPQLVDEVTATADAWHARRCLDVAFDGVDALGLLDLGATPDPSILEPLDKFALMRFRYGLVERPADKVRMLAGYVGPQPALADERVPDRLALAAAPFRQLWRGISRR